In Methanoregula formicica SMSP, the DNA window TCGATGAGTTCAACTGCAGCCCCGGTGGCATCGGCCACCGCAACGATCCGCGGATAGTGGATGACGTAGGGATCAGAGATGTTCGCCATAGAGTCCCGCTGCCTCGATACCTCGGTTGCCCCAGAGCACCGCACCCAGTGCACCGATCCTGCCTTTCCGGCCATTGGTATCGATGAATGTAATGCCCATCTCCCGTGCCGCTTCTTCTGCCCGATCTACCGTCATGATCTCCTGCTTCACCTCAGCAAATGCCGGAGAGTCACGGGAGAAACCGATCCCCCGGTGGTACGCTATCCCGGTATCCTTCGAGAACGTATTCTGCTCCACGTATGCCCTGACAAAATCGAGGAGTGCCTGCACCTTGTCCGGCCTGACGGCGAAGTTCAGCGCTGAACCAACGCAATTCGTGGTCTTGGTGGGAACCGCCGGGTTGAGCTGGATGAGACGCATGTTCAAAAATTCGACCCCGGGGATCGTGCATGCACCGGCGCATTTCAGCGCCATCACCCAGGTTGCACCTTCCGTTTTAGTATCGGTATCATCGATCCCGATACAGATCTTCTCATACATGGGGGATACAATCCTGACGCGGTTGGTGCGTGCCCCGCCAATTTTCAGGTCCTCCTCGCTTGGGTATTCGGCCCGGATAACTCCGGGTGCCTGGGGGAGGCACGCAGCAACACCGACACCGGCACCGGCAATGCCGGCCCATGAAGTGATTACCTCGTCACCCGATACTTCGACTGCTTCGAGAGCCTGCCCGCCAATCTCCCCGGCCGCAGCACCAAAATTCACCGGGTGCCTGCCCAGTTTTGCCGAGATCACCATGCTGGTCCCCTCAACAGAACATCCTTCAACAGCACCGCCCGCTCTCTTCCGGTTCATGGCATCCCAT includes these proteins:
- a CDS encoding DUF1743 domain-containing protein yields the protein MVTLIPNEVTKRFGPLFSQKFLVMVDEQSGRAEILEQCRARGPIEWDAMNRKRAGGAVEGCSVEGTSMVISAKLGRHPVNFGAAAGEIGGQALEAVEVSGDEVITSWAGIAGAGVGVAACLPQAPGVIRAEYPSEEDLKIGGARTNRVRIVSPMYEKICIGIDDTDTKTEGATWVMALKCAGACTIPGVEFLNMRLIQLNPAVPTKTTNCVGSALNFAVRPDKVQALLDFVRAYVEQNTFSKDTGIAYHRGIGFSRDSPAFAEVKQEIMTVDRAEEAAREMGITFIDTNGRKGRIGALGAVLWGNRGIEAAGLYGEHL